GTTTTCAAACTGGATAAAGACCGTCTTTATGTAACGATTTTTGAGGGTGATGCGACAGAGGGTTTACAACGCGATTTAGAAGCTTTCGATCTATGGAAGGCATTAATTGCTGAGGACAGAATTCTATTAGGAAATAAGAAGGATAATTTCTGGGAGATGGGCGACACAGGACCATGTGGACCATGTTCGGAAATTCATTACGATATGCGTTCCGACGAAGAGCGCGCGAAAGTAAAAGGTCAGGACTTGGTGAATGCGGACGATCCGCAGGTTATTGAGATCTGGAACCTGGTATTTATGCAATTCAATCGACTTAAAGATAAATCTTTGAAGGCACTTCCTGCAAAGCATGTCGACACTGGGATGGGCTTCGAGCGTTTGGTTCGTTGCATTCAAGGCAAGACATCGAACTACGACACGGATGTTTTTCAACCATTGATCCAATACATTGCGGAAAAATCAACCATCGCTTATGGTGCTGATGAGAAAACGGATATCGCTATGCGTGTTTTGTCAGATCATATCCGTGCGGTTAGTTTCGCCATTGCCGATGGACAATTACCTTCGAATAATAAAGCCGGCTATGTGATTCGTCGTATCCTAAGACGCGCTGTTCGTTATGCTTATACATTTTTGAATTTTAAATCACCGTTTATCCATGAGTTGGTTCCGGTATTAGCGGAGCAATTTAAAGGGGTATTTGATGAACTTTATAGTCAACAAGATTTTGTTGAGAAAGTTGTTTTGGAAGAAGAGGTTTCCTTTCTACGTACTTTGACGACAGGTATTCAGCGATTTGAGAACTACGTTGTAAATCAACCTTCGATCGATGGTAATTTTGCATTCGAATTATTCGATACTTATGGTTTCCCAATCGACTTAACAGAGCTACTTGCTCGTGAGCAAGGCTTGACAGTAGATATGACCGGTTTTGAGCAGGCATTGTTCGCGCAGAAGGAACGCTCGCGTGCCGCTACTGCAATTGATACGGGCGATTGGGTTATTGTATCTGATAATCAGGATACGGAATTTGTAGGTTATGATGTTTTAACGGCTCAAACAGAGATCGTGAAGTATCGTAAGGTTTCTGCTAAGGGAAAAGATCAGTTCCAATTGGTATTATCAGAAACTCCGTTCTATGCTGAAGGCGGTGGTCAGGTCGGAGACACGGGATATCTTCGTTCGCTAGAAACGAATGAGAAGATTTCTATTGTTGACACTAAAAAGGAAAACGGTCTTATTATTCATTTCGTCAATCAATTACCGACGGTATTGACTGGTGAGTTTGAAGCTGTCGTGAATGCCGGAAAGCGTAAAGACACGGAAGCAAATCACTCCGCAACTCACTTATTGCATGCTGCATTGAAGCAGGTATTAGGCGAACATGTAAATCAAAAAGGCTCGTTAGTATCGCCGGATGTCTTGCGATTTGATATATCTCATTTTGCAAAAATGACCTATGAGGAGATCAAAGAGGTAGAAGATATTGTTAATGCGAAGATTCGCGAGGATATTTCGCTAAAAGAGGAGCGTAATGTACCTTATCAACAGGCTATAGAATCTGGAGTAACAGCATTATTTGGTGAGAAATATGGAGATCACGTACGTGTAATTACCTTTGATGATAAATATTCCAAGGAGCTTTGCGGCGGTACGCACGTTCGTGCTACTGGACAGATTGGTTTCTTTAAAATAGTTTCTGAATCGGCAGTGGCCGCTGGTGTTCGTCGTATTGAGGCGATCACAGGAACGAAAGCACAGCAGGTAATACGTGAATACTTTGAGTTGGTGGACAACATGAAGGGGATTTTAAATAATCCTAAAGACTTCGTGTCTGCGATGAGCAAAATCATCGATGAAAACAGTGCCTTGCGTATAGAGATTGAGAAAAGCATTACAGAGAAATCATTGAAGATGCGTGCGGAATTAGAATCTAAATTTGAGCGTATCGGTGAAATCAACTTCTTATCTGCAATTGTTGATCTTCCAAATGCCGACGCGGTTAAGACCTTAGCATTTGCGTTGAAAGGAGCTGTCAATAATCTATTCCTAGTATTAGGAGCTAATTTTGATGGCAAACCAAGTTTGACGGTTATGATTTCTGACGAATTAGCGAAATCAAAGAATTTAAATGCCGGCAATATTGTACGCGAGTTGGCAAAAGATATCCAAGGTGGTGGAGGTGGTCAGCCATTCTTCGCAACTGCAGGAGGAAAGAATAGTGCTGGTTTGCAAACTGCGATTGACCGTGCGAGAGAATTTGTAAAGTAAAATAGAATGAACAAGTCCGTATTACATATTTGTAGTTTATTGTTAGCGGGAGGGATGTTTGCATCCTGTGCTAATGATGAAAATATCCAGATTAAAGGAGTTATTGATAACCCGGGGAATGTGAAGGTGGTTAATTTTTACGAGGGAGACCGTAAGTTGGATTCTACGTTTATTGCAGACGGCAATAGATTTAAGTTTGAGAGACCGGCTACGCAAGAGCGATTGTTAACAGTTGCTGTAGGCAAGAATCGTTATCCGGTTATTGTAGAACCTGGCAAGGCACTCACCTTTTCAGTTGATATGCAGCAACCTGAAAACTATTCAGTAGAAGGGTCGGAGCTATCGACAAAACTCAAAGACTTTGCTGCTTTGAAGGGACGCATTGATTTTGTTAGAGACTCCCTGCAACAAGTATTTACAAAAGCGACAAGTGATCTAGGTGTCAATGAAATTCAGAATCTTCGTTCGGAGATGCTACAGAAATTTGAACCCTTCTTCAAAGATTACGTAAAAGAATCTGTGGAGTTTGCGAATAAGAATCAAGATCTAGCTGGTTTCTATGTAATGAGCACCTTAGATCCGGAGATGGCGGAACAAGAATTGATTAGCTATGCTGATGAAATAAAAGATAAGTTCACCGACAATCGCTATGTCAACGATTTCAAAACAGAGGTGAATAAACTTCGGAAGTTGGCGATCGGTCAGCCGGCGCCTGCACTGCAAGCTTACACCAAGGATAATAAGCTTGTGAAGCTTTCAGACTTTCAAGGTAAAACCGTCTTGGTCGATTTCTGGGCTTCATGGTGTATGCCATGTCGTGAGGAAAATCCAAACATTGTTAAGCAATATCACAGATTTAAGAATAAGAATTTCACCGTTCTTGGAGTATCATTAGATAATAATCCAGGTCCATGGATGCGCGCGATTGCAGAAGATAAGTTGGAATGGACTAATATTTCCGATCTGCAAGCTTGGAGTTCACCCCTAGTCATAGACTACCAAATCAAAGGTATTCCTACCTCTTACATTGTGGATGGTACGGGAAAGATAATTGCTAAGAACTTAAGAGGGCAGGAGTTAGAAGATTTTTTAACGAAAACCTTAAATTAAGAATAATGCATTGTTAAGTTATATTTAAGTGTTAACAATTATATAATATTTGATTAACTTTATCTTATGATTAAGTACATAACTTAGCAAAAAAAATACATTATATGGCTAGTAAGCAGAAAATTCTAGTGGTTGACGATGAAGCAGACATTGTTGAATTGATTTCGTATAATTTAACCAAAGAGGGATACCAAGTTTACACCGCTGCTAACGGTAAAGAAGGAATTAAAGTTGCAAAGGAAGTTTATCCAGATTTAATCATCTTGGATGTGATGATGCCGGAAATGGATGGTATTGAAGCTTGTCGTTTAATGCGTTCTATGCCTGAATTCAAACAGACTTTCATGGTTTTCTTAACAGCGAGAAGCGAGGAATATTCGGAAATTGCTGGATTCCATGTTGGTGCGGATGATTATATTGCTAAACCAATCAAGCCGCGCGCTTTGATGAGCCGTATCAATGCTATCTTACGTAGAAACACATCCGAAGTTATTGATGATCAAGCGACAGATAAGCTAGAGATTTCAGACTTAGTAATCGACCGTGACTCTTTCTTAGTGTACCGTGGCGAAGAAAAGTTCGTATTAGCGAAGAAGGAGTTTGAGCTTTTATACTTATTAGCCTCGAAACCTAATAAGGTTTTTACACGAGAGCAAATCTTAAAAGCAATCTGGGAAGATTCAGTAGTTGTAACCAATCGTACGATTGATGTTCATATTCGAAAACTACGTGAGAAGATTGGGGATAGCTATGTTACTACGGTAAAAGGAGTTGGCTATAAATTCGAATTAAATTAACACAAAATTAATTAATATAAAACCGGACTTGGTCCGGTTTTTGTTTTTTATGGCAGTCAATCGATTGCGTTGACTGATTTTATCTCTATATTTAGAAAGAAATTATAACGAAAACTTAAATTAAACGAGAACAATTATGTGTGGAATCGTCGGATACACCGGAAAACGTCAAGCTTATCCAATAGTTATTGATGGCTTGAAAAAACTTGAGTACCGTGGCTATGATAGCGCTGGAGTCGCTTTACAAACGGGTGATGCTGTTAAAGTTTATAAAAAAGAGGGAAAGGTTGCAGCACTGGAAGAGTTTGTGGGAGACCAATCAACGGAAGGGACGACTGGCATCGGCCACACGCGTTGGGCAACACACGGTGAGCCGTCTGATAGAAATGCACATCCTCATGTGTCTAAATCTGGCAACTTGGCGATGATTCACAATGGTATTATTGAGAACTATGCCTCGCTTAAAAACGAACTGATTAAAGACGGGTATGAGTTTCATAGTGATACGGACTCTGAAGTATTACTGAATTTTATCGAAGATATCCAACTTAACAATAACTGTAGTCTAGAAGAAGCAATTCGTATTGCTTTAAAACGCGTTACGGGTGCTTATGTAATCTTGATCGTTTCAGCGGATCAGCCTGATACGATCATTGCTGCAAGAAAGGGTAGCCCATTAGTAATCGGAATTGGCAATAATGAACATTTCCTGGGATCTGATGCTTCGCCTATGCTTGCTTACACCAAGGAAGTGGTTTATATCAACGACTACGAACTGGCAATTGTTCGTCCGGATGAATTGATCTTAAAGAACCTTGGTAATGAAACAATCACACCATTTGTTCAAAAGCTTGATATGGAATTAGCCGCCATTGAAAAAGGAGGCTATGATCATTTCATGTTGAAAGAGATCTTCGAACAGCCAACGACTATTGCGGATTCCCTTCGCGGACGTTTGGTTTTGAACGAATCAAAGATCATTTTAAGCGGTATTGACATCATTCAGGAGAAACTTTTAAATGCCCGTCGTATTATCATCGTTGCTTGTGGAACAAGCTGGCATGCAGGCTTAGTTGCTGAATATGTGATTGAGGAGTTATGCCGAATCAATGTTGAAGTGGAGTATGCATCG
The DNA window shown above is from Sphingobacterium hotanense and carries:
- a CDS encoding TlpA disulfide reductase family protein, whose translation is MNKSVLHICSLLLAGGMFASCANDENIQIKGVIDNPGNVKVVNFYEGDRKLDSTFIADGNRFKFERPATQERLLTVAVGKNRYPVIVEPGKALTFSVDMQQPENYSVEGSELSTKLKDFAALKGRIDFVRDSLQQVFTKATSDLGVNEIQNLRSEMLQKFEPFFKDYVKESVEFANKNQDLAGFYVMSTLDPEMAEQELISYADEIKDKFTDNRYVNDFKTEVNKLRKLAIGQPAPALQAYTKDNKLVKLSDFQGKTVLVDFWASWCMPCREENPNIVKQYHRFKNKNFTVLGVSLDNNPGPWMRAIAEDKLEWTNISDLQAWSSPLVIDYQIKGIPTSYIVDGTGKIIAKNLRGQELEDFLTKTLN
- a CDS encoding response regulator transcription factor, with amino-acid sequence MASKQKILVVDDEADIVELISYNLTKEGYQVYTAANGKEGIKVAKEVYPDLIILDVMMPEMDGIEACRLMRSMPEFKQTFMVFLTARSEEYSEIAGFHVGADDYIAKPIKPRALMSRINAILRRNTSEVIDDQATDKLEISDLVIDRDSFLVYRGEEKFVLAKKEFELLYLLASKPNKVFTREQILKAIWEDSVVVTNRTIDVHIRKLREKIGDSYVTTVKGVGYKFELN
- the glmS gene encoding glutamine--fructose-6-phosphate transaminase (isomerizing) encodes the protein MCGIVGYTGKRQAYPIVIDGLKKLEYRGYDSAGVALQTGDAVKVYKKEGKVAALEEFVGDQSTEGTTGIGHTRWATHGEPSDRNAHPHVSKSGNLAMIHNGIIENYASLKNELIKDGYEFHSDTDSEVLLNFIEDIQLNNNCSLEEAIRIALKRVTGAYVILIVSADQPDTIIAARKGSPLVIGIGNNEHFLGSDASPMLAYTKEVVYINDYELAIVRPDELILKNLGNETITPFVQKLDMELAAIEKGGYDHFMLKEIFEQPTTIADSLRGRLVLNESKIILSGIDIIQEKLLNARRIIIVACGTSWHAGLVAEYVIEELCRINVEVEYASEFRYRNPIITDEDVIIAISQSGETADTLVALERAKEQGATIFGIVNVVGSSIARISHAGCYTHAGPEIGVASTKAYTAQLAVLMLLALKVAKMKGTISEERFVELSQELNSVPEKVEWVLKNEVDNIKAIAYKYKDAHDVLYLGRGYNFPTALEGALKLKEISYIHAEGYPAAEMKHGPIALVDDKLPVVFVATKDVYHEKVISNMQEIKARKGKVIAVVSEGDEITHSIADDIMTVPVLDEVLAPILTVVPLQLLSYYIGVYRGLDVDKPRNLAKSVTVE
- the alaS gene encoding alanine--tRNA ligase, producing MTSREIRQAFLDFFKSKGHQIVPSAPVVVKNDPTLMFTNAGMNQFKDLFLGEAAIKYPRVADTQRCLRVSGKHNDLEEVGIDTYHHTLFEMLGNWSFGDYFKKEAIEWAWELLTGVFKLDKDRLYVTIFEGDATEGLQRDLEAFDLWKALIAEDRILLGNKKDNFWEMGDTGPCGPCSEIHYDMRSDEERAKVKGQDLVNADDPQVIEIWNLVFMQFNRLKDKSLKALPAKHVDTGMGFERLVRCIQGKTSNYDTDVFQPLIQYIAEKSTIAYGADEKTDIAMRVLSDHIRAVSFAIADGQLPSNNKAGYVIRRILRRAVRYAYTFLNFKSPFIHELVPVLAEQFKGVFDELYSQQDFVEKVVLEEEVSFLRTLTTGIQRFENYVVNQPSIDGNFAFELFDTYGFPIDLTELLAREQGLTVDMTGFEQALFAQKERSRAATAIDTGDWVIVSDNQDTEFVGYDVLTAQTEIVKYRKVSAKGKDQFQLVLSETPFYAEGGGQVGDTGYLRSLETNEKISIVDTKKENGLIIHFVNQLPTVLTGEFEAVVNAGKRKDTEANHSATHLLHAALKQVLGEHVNQKGSLVSPDVLRFDISHFAKMTYEEIKEVEDIVNAKIREDISLKEERNVPYQQAIESGVTALFGEKYGDHVRVITFDDKYSKELCGGTHVRATGQIGFFKIVSESAVAAGVRRIEAITGTKAQQVIREYFELVDNMKGILNNPKDFVSAMSKIIDENSALRIEIEKSITEKSLKMRAELESKFERIGEINFLSAIVDLPNADAVKTLAFALKGAVNNLFLVLGANFDGKPSLTVMISDELAKSKNLNAGNIVRELAKDIQGGGGGQPFFATAGGKNSAGLQTAIDRAREFVK